A stretch of DNA from Anaerobacillus isosaccharinicus:
TTTTACGATCTAATTCTTCTAAGACCTCTTGGTCAAATTTTTTAATGACATAGTCGGCAAAAGTTTTCACTTCAATCTTTATTTTATGACTACTATTTTCTGCTACTTCAATTAAGGTATCTAATAATGCCAAAAGGATGGATATATCCTGTCTTCCATAGTGACTAATTTGATAAAAGGTTGTATAAAGTAGCTGCTCGGTACTCTCTTTTTTCTTAACTAAACGACGTTTATCCTCCTCATCATAAAATACAAGATACCTCCCACCATTTCTTAACGCCTCTAGTAGTGGAGTTCTTAAAAATCGAATACAATCAATGGCTGTATTAGGATCGTTAATTCCAGGGGAAATGGCTCTTAAAGCGATCTCCACCATCTTAATCATGCAAAATTCGATATCTTGAATTGATGTTCTTTCGTCGCCGATCGTAACGTAGTCACTAACTTTCAAATCTAGATCTTGATCAAGGTCATTATAATAGATCGTTAATAATTTACTTTTATTTGTGACGTAGTGTCCTATATATTGATTCACTTCGATCACGAAATTTTTCTCTTTTGCGTATGAAAATAAACTCGGATAATCAATTAATTGAACATACCCATATGAGTTACCTGTTATCTCTTTGACTTTAGAATAGCCTTGTGGCGGAGATAATTCTTCCTCAACCGTTTTATTTCTAAATTTCGTTAAAGCGTCTTTTTCCCGCTCGATCGATTTTAGAGCATCGATCGTTAATTCCTTAATTAAGTTACTTACTTGAATGGATGTTGCAACATTTTGAATAAAGTAAGCAAAAAAGGCGAGGCAAACAAAAGCGACAAAGACCCCTACAGTAGCTGCAATAACATCATTGTCAATTTCCGCTTTCCTCATAAATAGTAGTGAAAGTATCGAATAGATAAAACCTCCTAAAAAAACACCTAACACTCTCATTGTGGAAGATTTAGTAACAAAACCTTTTAGAATTCTTGGCGAAAACTGGGATGTATAGGTCGTCAAAACAACCATGATCGTTGAAAAGGTAATCGTTGTCATTGTCACAATTGCAGCAGAAATTGTACCAAGAATGATTTGAGCTAAATCCACACTCGTCACGAAATAGGTCGGAATATGTTTGTCGATAAAATCTTCTAAATTCATATCTATATAAACAACCAAAATAGCTATAAGTAAAGAAATAAGACAATATATTGCTGGCTTAAGCCAAATACTTCCGTTAATTTTTAAAACAAGTTTTTTCACCAACTATCTTCCTCCTAAAAAACCTCTATTGGCTACCATTATTGCCAATTTCCTGTTTGTTTATAGGGTGAATAGGTTTAAACATTTTCTCTACTTTATAGCGCTGCAGTTACATTTACTACCTTCTATCTATTAAACTCATGTTTAGGAAATCTATAAAGAGGTATGTAATAAATATACCGTTACTATTAAAGGAGGAGTTAAACATGAAAAAAGCCACAAGATTACTAACACCCGCTCTAGGAGTTGGATTGGTCTTTGGGGCTATGGGCGTATCGGCACAATCCGAAACAGTGACAGTAGAATCTGGTGACACATATTGGGGTATAGCTCAAGGCTTCGATGGTGTTACAACAGAAGATTTAGTGGAGGCAAACGAGTATAATCCTCGTGCCATTCC
This window harbors:
- a CDS encoding DUF2254 domain-containing protein, whose amino-acid sequence is MKKLVLKINGSIWLKPAIYCLISLLIAILVVYIDMNLEDFIDKHIPTYFVTSVDLAQIILGTISAAIVTMTTITFSTIMVVLTTYTSQFSPRILKGFVTKSSTMRVLGVFLGGFIYSILSLLFMRKAEIDNDVIAATVGVFVAFVCLAFFAYFIQNVATSIQVSNLIKELTIDALKSIEREKDALTKFRNKTVEEELSPPQGYSKVKEITGNSYGYVQLIDYPSLFSYAKEKNFVIEVNQYIGHYVTNKSKLLTIYYNDLDQDLDLKVSDYVTIGDERTSIQDIEFCMIKMVEIALRAISPGINDPNTAIDCIRFLRTPLLEALRNGGRYLVFYDEEDKRRLVKKKESTEQLLYTTFYQISHYGRQDISILLALLDTLIEVAENSSHKIKIEVKTFADYVIKKFDQEVLEELDRKKLTSKLEDLEMILGN